TATCAGATCGACGAGCCAAATCACCAGCCGCCGTCGGAACCCGATGTAATCTTCGGGTGAAAAGTAAACACCTTCCCCCAGTGAGCAATCTCGTCGAGCCCCGGCCATCGTCTGCCATCTCCCTGCTTTACGTAGTAGAACCTTGTTTCAAATGATCATCACCCTGCAAAGGTACAGCATACAGTTTTCGCGCCGCGATCGCATCCTGAATTCCGGAAAACAGCACCAGCAGCGCCATCACAGCCATCACCAGCCGCAGCACGTCGGGGACAGCAGCAGGCTCGTACACGATCCGCGTCGGCAGAGTCGGCCACGCAGCCGCTTCCAGACAGACCGCTGTCACCAGCCCACCAAACAGCATCGCAATGATGATATGCAGCACATACTCACCATTGGGCAGACCTCCCAGTAAGCGACGGCTCTCCCGTTCCAGCGCAAAGTCCACGATCGAGATCACCACATCAAATACAAACAGCGCCAGCAGACACCAGAAATAAAAGCCCTGCAGCACCAAATTCGGTATCACCAGAAACAGCGCAGCGTAAGTCGGCCCGCGCAGACTGTGCACCACCAGCTCGGCCCGCGCATCCGGGTGACTCCGGATCCCATGCGAAAAACTGTGGTACAGCGCAATATCCGTCGCGCCCAGACAGCCCAGTCCGAATAAGATGTAAGTCGCCGCTTCCATGAACTTTCACTTTCATTCAGTTTCCGTCACAAATCGGCTTACCACGTCACTATCCACCAGACGCAGTAAGGAACGATGCCGAAAGGCAAACGCCGCGCGTAAATTTCTTACGAGAATGGTTCGCGTCATCAAAGCCCCGCCAAACTGCCACAACAGTTCTACATCCAACACATCCCGCACAATCGTCCCGGCTGACGTTTCTTGAAATTCATGAATGTGTGAGAACCGGGAAAACGGACCATGAATCAGCGTCTCACCAAAGCGGTGCCCCGGCTCATAGAGATCGTGCCGAAAGCCCATCACCACCGGCAGACAACCGGCCACACATTGCTCGACCCAGGTCTCAGCCCCGGGTTGAATATGCCCTGCATGCCGCAACAGTCGAAAGCCAGGCCACTCTGCCAGCAACAGCCCGAGATGAGCCGGATCTTCATGAAACCGAAACAGCGTCTCGCGATCAGCGGGAACAGTCTGTTCAAAACTTAATTTCATAACGAACCACTTTGTAAGCAGAAAACCCGCTTGACCTGATTTTAAGCCAACCCCAAAACCATAGACTCTGCACCATCATAATTTACCAAATCATACGCGTGATAAGACTCGCAGCAAAATTGCGATACAAAATCGTTAAACATCAAGCTGACAATGGCAGGGAGGTCCACACGAGATTTTGCCTCTTCGCTACAGAGTATTCGAGAATTCAGCTGCCACTCCAGAATTAAATTAATGGATTTCAAAGAATATCTGAAAGAAACCACTTTACATATACCCATATGGGTATATTATATTCGACATGCCAAGATCACCCACAACAACAGACGCATTTAATGCGATTGCCGAAAAGCGGCGCCGTGACATCATCCATCAACTGGCGGGAAAAGAGTGTTCCGTCAATGACCTGGTTGAGTCGCTCGGCGTTGCGCAACCACAAATTTCAAAACATCTTCGTGTCTTACGGGAGGTGAAGCTGGT
The sequence above is a segment of the Gimesia algae genome. Coding sequences within it:
- a CDS encoding ArsR/SmtB family transcription factor — protein: MPRSPTTTDAFNAIAEKRRRDIIHQLAGKECSVNDLVESLGVAQPQISKHLRVLREVKLVSVRREGKHRWYSLNAKQLKPVYDWVQTFERFWDHQLANIKVIAEAKAAAQKKPHNQKEG
- a CDS encoding SRPBCC family protein, translated to MKLSFEQTVPADRETLFRFHEDPAHLGLLLAEWPGFRLLRHAGHIQPGAETWVEQCVAGCLPVVMGFRHDLYEPGHRFGETLIHGPFSRFSHIHEFQETSAGTIVRDVLDVELLWQFGGALMTRTILVRNLRAAFAFRHRSLLRLVDSDVVSRFVTETE